In one window of Macrotis lagotis isolate mMagLag1 chromosome 5, bilby.v1.9.chrom.fasta, whole genome shotgun sequence DNA:
- the LOC141488635 gene encoding uncharacterized protein LOC141488635 isoform X2 — protein MSQLLKSIVTVIDVFYNYCGQDEECDTLCKKELKELLNKEMGPLLKNPNDPDTVDVFMQILDRDHDRRVDFTEYLLMVFKLTMACNKSVGKEYCHASGSKPKHQGHHHQEAQSETEEEEESTGQESDSSYSSWSSKEGYGSSRSGRSHGSRGHRHESTSSGWERKDSGHGEGSGRRYHRSSSDHSRSSSQEKHGFKANKQEGKKHKLSISPSRKSGGEENESGTSYSGRWERHGYSNSQSGGFEVPDRGQGHSSRSYQSSSYESPESRSGQSSTYEQHQYESSHSSRYGQHGSNSGHGHHGSDSEEYSNYGQNGSGSGQPSSNGQCECGSGQSSSYGHHGSGSGQSSGYGQHGSGSSQSSRYRRHGSGSGQSSSYGQHGSGSGQSSGYGQHGSGPGQSSSYGQHESGSSGESGSCGESRHYSSSHHSSSYGHHGSGSGQSSGYGHHGSGSGQSSSHGQHGSGSGQSSSYGHHGSGSGQSSGYGQHGSGSGQSSGYGHHGSSSGQSSSYGHHGSGSGQSSGYGQHGSGSGQSSSFGHGSSSGQSSRYGHRSGSGQSSGYGQHGSGSGQTSSYGHHGSGSGQSSGYGQHGSGSGQSSGYGQHGSGSGQSSGYGHHGSSSGQSSSYGHHGSGSGQSSGYGQHGSGSGQSSGYGQHGSGSGQSSGYGHHGSSSGQSSSYGHHGSGSGQSSSFGHGSSSGQSSSYGHGSGSGQSSGYGQHRSGSRQSSGHGQHGSGSGQSSSFGHGSGSGQSSGYGQHESSSGQSSGYGQHGSGSGQTSSYGHHGSGSGQSSGYGRHESGSGQSSSYGHGSGSGQSSGYGQHRSGSSQSSGHGQHGSGSGQSSTYGHGSGSGQSSGYEQYGSGSGQSSGYGQHGSGSGQSSSYGHGSGSSQSSGYGQHESGSGQTSGYGQHESGSGQSSGHGQHGSGSSQSSSHSQHGSGSGQSSGYGQHESSSGQSSGYGQHGSGSGQTSSYGHHGSGSGQSSGYGRHESGSGQSSSYGHGSGSGQSSGYGQHRSGSSQSSGHGQHGSGSGQSSTYGHGSGSGQSSGYEQYGSGSGQSSGYGQHGSGSGQSSSYGHGSGSSQSSGYGQHESGSGQTSGYGQHESGSGQSSGHGQHGSGSSQSSSHSQHGSGSGQSSSHRQHGSGSSQSSTSRHESGAGQSSGHGHESGSSGHSESCGGSGHYSSSHQSSTCSQHGSSSGQSSSSGQHRSGSGGHSGSCGGSGHYSSSHQSSNYGQHGSCSGQSSSYGQHGPCSGQSSGQRYGSSSGSQTQRCGQQRHRSSSHRSSSCGQYGSRSSQSSRCGSGSGQVSSQRRNRYNSSGQSERCGRQGYESHSHQSSSYGQYGSCSGQSSNSGQCGSGQLSSQRRRGSSSGGRSASCGRQRHSSSSRQSSSCGQSGSRYGQSSSCVSGSGQSCSQTQYGCGSGGQSVSCGGQGNSSSSHQSSSYGQCCSGSGQPTCYGSGSGQSTCQSSGSQSGSCGGQYSSNSQQSSGYGQCGSVCDQYSGYSQYGSGSAQSCNSGSHGCSMGGQTCSPGRQRSSSNGSCGEFGKQIVDSTILCVDSNNELSGDRNNESTAVHYSQDVTGSQSVGGNDGRVRTYSGSHFPCSITPLYEYCQEQRFYNYK, from the exons ATGTCTCAACTCTTAAAAAGCATTGTCACCGTAATCGATGTCTTCTACAATTATTGTGGTCAAGATGAGGAATGTGACACATTGTGCAAAAAGGAACTTAAGGAACTTTTGAATAAAGAAATGGGCCCACTTCTGAAG AATCCCAATGATCCTGATACTGTGGATGTCTTCATGCAAATCCTGGACCGAGACCATGACAGAAGAGTGGACTTTACTGAATATCTACTGATGGTATTCAAGTTGACCATGGCTTGCAACAAATCTGTCGGCAAAGAATACTGCCATGCTTCAGGGTCAAAGCCAAAACACCAAGGTCACCATCACCAGGAGGCACAAAGTGAaacagaggaagaggaagagtcaACAGGGCAAGAGTCAGACTCCAGTTATTCAAGCTGGAGTTCCAAAGAGGGATATGGGTCATCCAGGTCTGGGCGATCACATGGGTCAAGGGGCCACAGGCATGAGTCCACCTCTTCTGGATGGGAAAGGAAGGATTCAGGGCATGGGGAGGGCTCAGGGAGGAGATATCATAGATCAAGCTCAGACCACTCAAGGAGTAGTAGCCAAGAGAAACATGGATTCAAAGCAAACAAGCAGGAgggaaagaaacataaattaagCATTAGCCCCTCCAGAAAATCTGGAGGAGAGGAAAATGAATCTGGCACTAGTTATTCAGGGAGATGGGAAAGGCATGGCTATAGCAATAGccagtcaggaggatttgaggtACCAGACAGAGGACAAGGACATAGCTCCAGATCATATCAATCCTCTAGCTATGAAAGTCCTGAGTCTAGGTCAGGTCAGTCATCTACCTATGAGCAACATCAATATGAGTCTAGTCATTCCTCTAGATATGGACAACATGGGTCAAACTCAGGCCATGGACATCATGGGTCTGACTCAGAGGAGTACTCCAACTATGGACAAAATGGGTCAGGCTCAGGACAACCTTCTAGCAATGGGCAATGTGAATGTGGTTCAGGTCAGTCTTCCAGCTATGGCCACCATGGATCAGGCTCAGGTCAGTCTTCTGGCTATGGCCAACATGGATCTGGCTCAAGTCAGTCTTCCAGGTATAGACGACATGGGTCAGGCTCGGGTCAATCTTCCAGTTATGGTCAACATGGGTCAGGCTCAGGTCAGTCCTCTGGATATGGCCAACATGGATCTGGTCCAGGTCAATCCTCTAGCTATGGACAGCATGAGTCTGGTTCCAGTGGTGAATCAGGGAGCTGTGGTGAATCAAGACATTATTCCAGTTCACATCATTCTTCAAGTTATGGCCACCATGGGTCAGGCTCAGGTCAGTCCTCTGGCTATGGCCATCATGGATCTGGTTCAGGTCAGTCCTCTAGCCATGGCCAACATGGGTCAGGCTCAGGTCAGTCCTCCAGCTATGGCCACCATGGGTCAGGCTCAGGTCAGTCCTCTGGATATGGACAACATGGGTCAGGTTCAGGTCAATCCTCTGGATATGGACATCATGGGTCAAGTTCAGGCCAGTCTTCTAGCTATGGCCATCATGGATCTGGCTCAGGTCAATCCTCTGGATATGGCCAGCATGGATCTGGTTCAGGTCAGTCCTCTAGCTTTGGCCATGGGTCAAGTTCAGGTCAGTCCTCTCGCTATGGTCATAGGTCAGGCTCAGGTCAGTCCTCTGGATATGGACAACATGGATCAGGTTCAGGCCAGACTTCTAGCTATGGCCATCATGGATCTGGCTCAGGTCAATCCTCTGGATATGGCCAACATGGGTCAGGTTCAGGTCAGTCCTCTGGATATGGCCAACATGGGTCAGGTTCAGGTCAGTCCTCTGGATATGGACATCATGGGTCAAGTTCAGGCCAGTCTTCTAGCTATGGCCATCATGGATCTGGCTCAG GTCAATCCTCTGGATATGGCCAACATGGGTCAGGTTCAGGTCAGTCCTCTGGATATGGCCAACATGGGTCAGGTTCAGGTCAGTCCTCTGGATATGGACATCATGGGTCAAGTTCAGGCCAGTCTTCTAGCTATGGCCATCATGGATCTGGCTCAGGTCAGTCCTCTAGCTTTGGCCATGGGTCAAGTTCAGGTCAGTCCTCTAGCTATGGTCATGGGTCAGGCTCAGGTCAATCCTCTGGATATGGACAACACAGATCAGGGTCAAGACAGTCCTCTGGACATGGCCAACATGGATCTGGTTCAGGTCAGTCCTCTAGCTTTGGCCATGGGTCAGGTTCAGGTCAGTCCTCTGGATATGGCCAACATGAGTCTAGTTCAGGTCAGTCCTCTGGATATGGACAACATGGATCAGGTTCAGGCCAGACTTCTAGCTATGGCCATCATGGATCTGGCTCAGGTCAATCCTCTGGATATGGCCGGCATGAATCTGGTTCAGGTCAGTCCTCTAGCTATGGTCATGGGTCAGGCTCAGGTCAATCCTCTGGATATGGACAACATAGATCAGGGTCAAGTCAGTCCTCTGGACATGGCCAACATGGATCTGGTTCAGGTCAGTCCTCCACTTATGGCCATGGGTCAGGTTCAGGTCAGTCCTCTGGATATGAACAATATGGATCAGGCTCGGGTCAGTCCTCTGGATATGGACAACATGGATCTGGTTCAGGTCAGTCCTCTAGTTATGGCCATGGGTCAGGCTCAAGTCAGTCCTCTGGATATGGCCAACATGAGTCAGGGTCAGGTCAAACCTCTGGATATGGACAACATGAATCTGGTTCAGGTCAGTCCTCTGGCCATGGACAACATGGGTCAGGTTCAAGTCAGTCTTCTAGCCATAGCCAACATGGGTCAGGATCAGGTCAGTCCTCTGGATATGGCCAACATGAGTCTAGTTCAGGTCAGTCCTCTGGATATGGACAACATGGATCAGGTTCAGGCCAGACTTCTAGCTATGGCCATCATGGATCTGGCTCAGGTCAATCCTCTGGATATGGCCGGCATGAATCTGGTTCAGGTCAGTCCTCTAGCTATGGTCATGGGTCAGGCTCAGGTCAATCCTCTGGATATGGACAACATAGATCAGGGTCAAGTCAGTCCTCTGGACATGGCCAACATGGATCTGGTTCAGGTCAGTCCTCCACTTATGGCCATGGGTCAGGTTCAGGTCAGTCCTCTGGATATGAACAATATGGATCAGGCTCGGGTCAGTCCTCTGGATATGGACAACATGGATCTGGTTCAGGTCAGTCCTCTAGTTATGGCCATGGGTCAGGCTCAAGTCAGTCCTCTGGATATGGCCAACATGAGTCAGGGTCAGGTCAGACCTCTGGATATGGACAACATGAATCTGGTTCAGGTCAGTCCTCTGGCCATGGACAACATGGGTCAGGTTCAAGTCAGTCTTCTAGCCATAGCCAACATGGGTCAGGATCAGGTCAGTCCTCCAGTCATAGACAACATGGGTCAGGCTCAAGTCAGTCCTCAACCTCCAGACATGAATCAGGTGCAGGTCAGTCCTCTGGTCATGGACATGAGTCTGGTTCCAGTGGTCATTCAGAGAGTTGCGGAGGATCAGGACACTACTCCAGTTCACATCAGTCCTCTACCTGTAGTCAACATGGGTCAAGTTCAGGTCAGTCCTCTAGTTCTGGACAACATAGGTCAGGCTCTGGTGGTCATTCAGGGAGTTGTGGAGGATCAGGACATTACTCCAGTTCACATCAATCCTCTAACTATGGACAACACGGTTCTTGTTCTGGTCAGTCCTCCAGTTATGGACAACATGGGCCCTGTTCAGGTCAGTCATCTGGTCAAAGATATGGATCCAGTTCTGGTAGTCAGACACAGCGTTGTGGACAACAAAGACATCGTTCAAGTTCACATCGGTCCTCTAGCTGTGGACAATACGGATCCAGGTCAAGTCAATCTTCTCGCTGCGGATCTGGCTCAGGTCAGGTCTCCAGCCAGAGACGAAATAGATATAATTCAAGTGGACAGTCAGAGAGATGTGGGCGACAAGGATATGAGTCACATTCACATCAGTCCTCTAGCTATGGACAGTATGGATCTTGCTCTGGCCAGTCATCTAACTCTGGACAATGTGGTTCAGGACAGTTATCTAGTCAGAGACGACGTGGATCTAGCTCAGGTGGTCGATCAGCAAGCTGTGGACGACAAAGACATAGTTCAAGTTCACGACAGTCCTCTAGCTGTGGACAGTCTGGCTCCAGGTATGGTCAGTCCTCTAGCTGTGTATCTGGCTCAGGTCAGTCATGTAGTCAAACACAATATGGATGTGGTTCAGGTGGTCAGTCAGTGAGTTGTGGAGGACAAGGAAATAGTTCAAGTTCCCATCAGTCCTCTAGCTATGGGCAGTGTTGTTCTGGCTCAGGACAGCCTACCTGTTATGGATCTGGATCAGGCCAGTCAACTTGTCAGAGCTCGGGCAGTCAGTCAGGAAGCTGTGGGGGACAATACAGTTCAAATTCACAACAATCTTCTGGTTATGGACAATGTGGATCTGTCTGTGATCAGTACTCTGGCTATTCACAATATGGTTCAGGTTCAGCCCAGTCTTGTAACTCTGGAAGTCATGGATGCAGTATGGGTGGACAGACATGCAGTCCAGGGAGACAAAGGTCCAGTTCCAATGGGAGCTGTGGGGAGTTTGGAAAACAAATAGTTGATTCCACAATACTGTGTGTAGACAGCAACAATGAGTTATCAGGGGATAGAAATAATGAAAGTACAGCTGTGCACTACAGCCAAGATGTAACTGGTTCTCAGAGTGTAGGAGGAAATGATGGAAGGGTGAGAACATATTCAGGTTCCCACTTCCCCTGTAGCATCACTCCTCTCTATGAGTACTGCCAAGAGCAAAGATTTTATAACTACAAGTGA
- the LOC141488635 gene encoding uncharacterized protein LOC141488635 isoform X1 — protein MSQLLKSIVTVIDVFYNYCGQDEECDTLCKKELKELLNKEMGPLLKNPNDPDTVDVFMQILDRDHDRRVDFTEYLLMVFKLTMACNKSVGKEYCHASGSKPKHQGHHHQEAQSETEEEEESTGQESDSSYSSWSSKEGYGSSRSGRSHGSRGHRHESTSSGWERKDSGHGEGSGRRYHRSSSDHSRSSSQEKHGFKANKQEGKKHKLSISPSRKSGGEENESGTSYSGRWERHGYSNSQSGGFEVPDRGQGHSSRSYQSSSYESPESRSGQSSTYEQHQYESSHSSRYGQHGSNSGHGHHGSDSEEYSNYGQNGSGSGQPSSNGQCECGSGQSSSYGHHGSGSGQSSGYGQHGSGSSQSSRYRRHGSGSGQSSSYGQHGSGSGQSSGYGQHGSGPGQSSSYGQHESGSSGESGSCGESRHYSSSHHSSSYGHHGSGSGQSSGYGHHGSGSGQSSSHGQHGSGSGQSSSYGHHGSGSGQSSGYGQHGSGSGQSSGYGHHGSSSGQSSSYGHHGSGSGQSSGYGQHGSGSGQSSSFGHGSSSGQSSRYGHRSGSGQSSGYGQHGSGSGQTSSYGHHGSGSGQSSGYGQHGSGSGQSSGYGQHGSGSGQSSGYGHHGSSSGQSSSYGHHGSGSGQSSSFGHGSSSGQSSSYGHGSGSGQSSGYGQHGSGSGQSSGYGQHGSGSGQSSGYGHHGSSSGQSSSYGHHGSGSGQSSSFGHGSSSGQSSSYGHGSGSGQSSGYGQHRSGSRQSSGHGQHGSGSGQSSSFGHGSGSGQSSGYGQHESSSGQSSGYGQHGSGSGQTSSYGHHGSGSGQSSGYGRHESGSGQSSSYGHGSGSGQSSGYGQHRSGSSQSSGHGQHGSGSGQSSTYGHGSGSGQSSGYEQYGSGSGQSSGYGQHGSGSGQSSSYGHGSGSSQSSGYGQHESGSGQTSGYGQHESGSGQSSGHGQHGSGSSQSSSHSQHGSGSGQSSGYGQHESSSGQSSGYGQHGSGSGQTSSYGHHGSGSGQSSGYGRHESGSGQSSSYGHGSGSGQSSGYGQHRSGSSQSSGHGQHGSGSGQSSTYGHGSGSGQSSGYEQYGSGSGQSSGYGQHGSGSGQSSSYGHGSGSSQSSGYGQHESGSGQTSGYGQHESGSGQSSGHGQHGSGSSQSSSHSQHGSGSGQSSSHRQHGSGSSQSSTSRHESGAGQSSGHGHESGSSGHSESCGGSGHYSSSHQSSTCSQHGSSSGQSSSSGQHRSGSGGHSGSCGGSGHYSSSHQSSNYGQHGSCSGQSSSYGQHGPCSGQSSGQRYGSSSGSQTQRCGQQRHRSSSHRSSSCGQYGSRSSQSSRCGSGSGQVSSQRRNRYNSSGQSERCGRQGYESHSHQSSSYGQYGSCSGQSSNSGQCGSGQLSSQRRRGSSSGGRSASCGRQRHSSSSRQSSSCGQSGSRYGQSSSCVSGSGQSCSQTQYGCGSGGQSVSCGGQGNSSSSHQSSSYGQCCSGSGQPTCYGSGSGQSTCQSSGSQSGSCGGQYSSNSQQSSGYGQCGSVCDQYSGYSQYGSGSAQSCNSGSHGCSMGGQTCSPGRQRSSSNGSCGEFGKQIVDSTILCVDSNNELSGDRNNESTAVHYSQDVTGSQSVGGNDGRVRTYSGSHFPCSITPLYEYCQEQRFYNYK, from the exons ATGTCTCAACTCTTAAAAAGCATTGTCACCGTAATCGATGTCTTCTACAATTATTGTGGTCAAGATGAGGAATGTGACACATTGTGCAAAAAGGAACTTAAGGAACTTTTGAATAAAGAAATGGGCCCACTTCTGAAG AATCCCAATGATCCTGATACTGTGGATGTCTTCATGCAAATCCTGGACCGAGACCATGACAGAAGAGTGGACTTTACTGAATATCTACTGATGGTATTCAAGTTGACCATGGCTTGCAACAAATCTGTCGGCAAAGAATACTGCCATGCTTCAGGGTCAAAGCCAAAACACCAAGGTCACCATCACCAGGAGGCACAAAGTGAaacagaggaagaggaagagtcaACAGGGCAAGAGTCAGACTCCAGTTATTCAAGCTGGAGTTCCAAAGAGGGATATGGGTCATCCAGGTCTGGGCGATCACATGGGTCAAGGGGCCACAGGCATGAGTCCACCTCTTCTGGATGGGAAAGGAAGGATTCAGGGCATGGGGAGGGCTCAGGGAGGAGATATCATAGATCAAGCTCAGACCACTCAAGGAGTAGTAGCCAAGAGAAACATGGATTCAAAGCAAACAAGCAGGAgggaaagaaacataaattaagCATTAGCCCCTCCAGAAAATCTGGAGGAGAGGAAAATGAATCTGGCACTAGTTATTCAGGGAGATGGGAAAGGCATGGCTATAGCAATAGccagtcaggaggatttgaggtACCAGACAGAGGACAAGGACATAGCTCCAGATCATATCAATCCTCTAGCTATGAAAGTCCTGAGTCTAGGTCAGGTCAGTCATCTACCTATGAGCAACATCAATATGAGTCTAGTCATTCCTCTAGATATGGACAACATGGGTCAAACTCAGGCCATGGACATCATGGGTCTGACTCAGAGGAGTACTCCAACTATGGACAAAATGGGTCAGGCTCAGGACAACCTTCTAGCAATGGGCAATGTGAATGTGGTTCAGGTCAGTCTTCCAGCTATGGCCACCATGGATCAGGCTCAGGTCAGTCTTCTGGCTATGGCCAACATGGATCTGGCTCAAGTCAGTCTTCCAGGTATAGACGACATGGGTCAGGCTCGGGTCAATCTTCCAGTTATGGTCAACATGGGTCAGGCTCAGGTCAGTCCTCTGGATATGGCCAACATGGATCTGGTCCAGGTCAATCCTCTAGCTATGGACAGCATGAGTCTGGTTCCAGTGGTGAATCAGGGAGCTGTGGTGAATCAAGACATTATTCCAGTTCACATCATTCTTCAAGTTATGGCCACCATGGGTCAGGCTCAGGTCAGTCCTCTGGCTATGGCCATCATGGATCTGGTTCAGGTCAGTCCTCTAGCCATGGCCAACATGGGTCAGGCTCAGGTCAGTCCTCCAGCTATGGCCACCATGGGTCAGGCTCAGGTCAGTCCTCTGGATATGGACAACATGGGTCAGGTTCAGGTCAATCCTCTGGATATGGACATCATGGGTCAAGTTCAGGCCAGTCTTCTAGCTATGGCCATCATGGATCTGGCTCAGGTCAATCCTCTGGATATGGCCAGCATGGATCTGGTTCAGGTCAGTCCTCTAGCTTTGGCCATGGGTCAAGTTCAGGTCAGTCCTCTCGCTATGGTCATAGGTCAGGCTCAGGTCAGTCCTCTGGATATGGACAACATGGATCAGGTTCAGGCCAGACTTCTAGCTATGGCCATCATGGATCTGGCTCAGGTCAATCCTCTGGATATGGCCAACATGGGTCAGGTTCAGGTCAGTCCTCTGGATATGGCCAACATGGGTCAGGTTCAGGTCAGTCCTCTGGATATGGACATCATGGGTCAAGTTCAGGCCAGTCTTCTAGCTATGGCCATCATGGATCTGGCTCAGGTCAGTCCTCTAGCTTTGGCCATGGGTCAAGTTCAGGTCAGTCCTCTAGCTATGGTCATGGGTCAGGCTCAGGTCAATCCTCTGGATATGGCCAACATGGGTCAGGTTCAGGTCAGTCCTCTGGATATGGCCAACATGGGTCAGGTTCAGGTCAGTCCTCTGGATATGGACATCATGGGTCAAGTTCAGGCCAGTCTTCTAGCTATGGCCATCATGGATCTGGCTCAGGTCAGTCCTCTAGCTTTGGCCATGGGTCAAGTTCAGGTCAGTCCTCTAGCTATGGTCATGGGTCAGGCTCAGGTCAATCCTCTGGATATGGACAACACAGATCAGGGTCAAGACAGTCCTCTGGACATGGCCAACATGGATCTGGTTCAGGTCAGTCCTCTAGCTTTGGCCATGGGTCAGGTTCAGGTCAGTCCTCTGGATATGGCCAACATGAGTCTAGTTCAGGTCAGTCCTCTGGATATGGACAACATGGATCAGGTTCAGGCCAGACTTCTAGCTATGGCCATCATGGATCTGGCTCAGGTCAATCCTCTGGATATGGCCGGCATGAATCTGGTTCAGGTCAGTCCTCTAGCTATGGTCATGGGTCAGGCTCAGGTCAATCCTCTGGATATGGACAACATAGATCAGGGTCAAGTCAGTCCTCTGGACATGGCCAACATGGATCTGGTTCAGGTCAGTCCTCCACTTATGGCCATGGGTCAGGTTCAGGTCAGTCCTCTGGATATGAACAATATGGATCAGGCTCGGGTCAGTCCTCTGGATATGGACAACATGGATCTGGTTCAGGTCAGTCCTCTAGTTATGGCCATGGGTCAGGCTCAAGTCAGTCCTCTGGATATGGCCAACATGAGTCAGGGTCAGGTCAAACCTCTGGATATGGACAACATGAATCTGGTTCAGGTCAGTCCTCTGGCCATGGACAACATGGGTCAGGTTCAAGTCAGTCTTCTAGCCATAGCCAACATGGGTCAGGATCAGGTCAGTCCTCTGGATATGGCCAACATGAGTCTAGTTCAGGTCAGTCCTCTGGATATGGACAACATGGATCAGGTTCAGGCCAGACTTCTAGCTATGGCCATCATGGATCTGGCTCAGGTCAATCCTCTGGATATGGCCGGCATGAATCTGGTTCAGGTCAGTCCTCTAGCTATGGTCATGGGTCAGGCTCAGGTCAATCCTCTGGATATGGACAACATAGATCAGGGTCAAGTCAGTCCTCTGGACATGGCCAACATGGATCTGGTTCAGGTCAGTCCTCCACTTATGGCCATGGGTCAGGTTCAGGTCAGTCCTCTGGATATGAACAATATGGATCAGGCTCGGGTCAGTCCTCTGGATATGGACAACATGGATCTGGTTCAGGTCAGTCCTCTAGTTATGGCCATGGGTCAGGCTCAAGTCAGTCCTCTGGATATGGCCAACATGAGTCAGGGTCAGGTCAGACCTCTGGATATGGACAACATGAATCTGGTTCAGGTCAGTCCTCTGGCCATGGACAACATGGGTCAGGTTCAAGTCAGTCTTCTAGCCATAGCCAACATGGGTCAGGATCAGGTCAGTCCTCCAGTCATAGACAACATGGGTCAGGCTCAAGTCAGTCCTCAACCTCCAGACATGAATCAGGTGCAGGTCAGTCCTCTGGTCATGGACATGAGTCTGGTTCCAGTGGTCATTCAGAGAGTTGCGGAGGATCAGGACACTACTCCAGTTCACATCAGTCCTCTACCTGTAGTCAACATGGGTCAAGTTCAGGTCAGTCCTCTAGTTCTGGACAACATAGGTCAGGCTCTGGTGGTCATTCAGGGAGTTGTGGAGGATCAGGACATTACTCCAGTTCACATCAATCCTCTAACTATGGACAACACGGTTCTTGTTCTGGTCAGTCCTCCAGTTATGGACAACATGGGCCCTGTTCAGGTCAGTCATCTGGTCAAAGATATGGATCCAGTTCTGGTAGTCAGACACAGCGTTGTGGACAACAAAGACATCGTTCAAGTTCACATCGGTCCTCTAGCTGTGGACAATACGGATCCAGGTCAAGTCAATCTTCTCGCTGCGGATCTGGCTCAGGTCAGGTCTCCAGCCAGAGACGAAATAGATATAATTCAAGTGGACAGTCAGAGAGATGTGGGCGACAAGGATATGAGTCACATTCACATCAGTCCTCTAGCTATGGACAGTATGGATCTTGCTCTGGCCAGTCATCTAACTCTGGACAATGTGGTTCAGGACAGTTATCTAGTCAGAGACGACGTGGATCTAGCTCAGGTGGTCGATCAGCAAGCTGTGGACGACAAAGACATAGTTCAAGTTCACGACAGTCCTCTAGCTGTGGACAGTCTGGCTCCAGGTATGGTCAGTCCTCTAGCTGTGTATCTGGCTCAGGTCAGTCATGTAGTCAAACACAATATGGATGTGGTTCAGGTGGTCAGTCAGTGAGTTGTGGAGGACAAGGAAATAGTTCAAGTTCCCATCAGTCCTCTAGCTATGGGCAGTGTTGTTCTGGCTCAGGACAGCCTACCTGTTATGGATCTGGATCAGGCCAGTCAACTTGTCAGAGCTCGGGCAGTCAGTCAGGAAGCTGTGGGGGACAATACAGTTCAAATTCACAACAATCTTCTGGTTATGGACAATGTGGATCTGTCTGTGATCAGTACTCTGGCTATTCACAATATGGTTCAGGTTCAGCCCAGTCTTGTAACTCTGGAAGTCATGGATGCAGTATGGGTGGACAGACATGCAGTCCAGGGAGACAAAGGTCCAGTTCCAATGGGAGCTGTGGGGAGTTTGGAAAACAAATAGTTGATTCCACAATACTGTGTGTAGACAGCAACAATGAGTTATCAGGGGATAGAAATAATGAAAGTACAGCTGTGCACTACAGCCAAGATGTAACTGGTTCTCAGAGTGTAGGAGGAAATGATGGAAGGGTGAGAACATATTCAGGTTCCCACTTCCCCTGTAGCATCACTCCTCTCTATGAGTACTGCCAAGAGCAAAGATTTTATAACTACAAGTGA